Proteins encoded in a region of the Drosophila busckii strain San Diego stock center, stock number 13000-0081.31 chromosome 2L, ASM1175060v1, whole genome shotgun sequence genome:
- the LOC108608073 gene encoding protein YIPF6 translates to MDSKLDMFEDINTSPTASLEGDMSIPGKRTTRGTTQNGVPDYNTLDEPIRETVLRDMRAVGIKFYHVLYPKEKSSLLRDWDLWGPLVLCTFMATILQGSSSADSMADNGPEFAQVFVIVWIGAAIVTLNSKLLGGNISFFQSVCVLGYCLTPVALSLIVCRIILLSTQTRFLFFLRFVTTTLGFTWATYASFIFLGQSQPPHRKPLAVYPIFLFFFIISWLVLSHN, encoded by the exons ATGGACTCCAAGCTAGAT ATGTTTGAAGACATTAACACGTCGCCGACAGCTTCGTTGGAAGGTGACATGTCCATACCGGGCAAGCGCACAACAAGAGGAACAACACAGAATGGTGTGCCTGACTACAATACGCTAGATGAGCCCATAAGGGAGACAGTTCTTAGGGATATGCGCGCAGTGGGCATTAAATTCTATCACGTGTTGTATCCCAAGGAAAAGTCAAGTCTGCTGCGCGATT GGGATCTCTGGGGTCCGCTGGTGCTGTGCACCTTTATGGCCACCATACTACAAGGATCATCATCGGCGGACAGCATGGCTGACAATGGACCTGAATTTGCGCAGGTTTTTGTTATAGTCTGGATCGGTGCAGCCATTGTGACGCTTAACTCCAAGCTGCTGGGCGGcaatat TTCCTTTTTCCAATCGGTGTGCGTGCTGGGCTATTGTCTAACACCCGTGGCGCTGTCTTTGATTGTCTGTCGCATCATCTTATTGTCCACGCAGACACGTTTTCTATTCTTCTTGCGCTTTGTGACCACTACATTGGGCTTTACCTGGGCCACATATG CTTCCTTTATATTTTTGGGCCAAAGTCAGCCGCCACATCGCAAGCCGCTTGCCGTCTATCCCATATTTCTATTCTTCTTTATCATATCATGGCTAGTTTTATCGCATAATTAG
- the LOC108608072 gene encoding alpha,alpha-trehalose-phosphate synthase [UDP-forming] 56 kDa subunit — translation MVDTEIIVTNAGEPCTSTKSNSLIVVSNRLPFVLTRNAKTKELERKASAGGLVTAVCPVVIKGGGLWVGWSGIHLEDPNEAIPESNPYDQTPTAGLKSDQVVSVNIDSKIFDSYYNGCCNKIFWPLFHSMPGRANFGGEHWKDYVTVNKHFAVRTIEALEKCLAKNNGNEKNPPIVWIHDYHLMLAANWVREHAEEKNLPCRLAFFLHIPFPPWDIFRLLPWSDEILQGMLGCDLVGFHIQDYCLNFVDCCQRSLGCRVDRNNLLVEHGGRTVRVRPLPIGIPYERFVNLAQNAPKVLKTSKQQIILGVDRLDYTKGLVHRLMAFEALLLKYPQHKEKVSLLQISVPSRTDVKEYRELKEEVDQLVGRINGRFTTANWAPIRYIYDYVSQDELAALYRDAAVCLVTPLRDGMNLVAKEFVACQINEVPGVLVISPFAGAGEMMHEALLCNPYEVNEAAEVIHRALTMPEDERVLRMARLRRRESECDVSHWMRCFLKAVGALEMDDVGTTTMQPVSVDDFDDYLLKYIGYNHKLALLLDYDGTLAPIAPHPDLATLSPEIKNVLYKLSNHSDVYVAVISGRNVDNVKKMVGIEGITYAGNHGLEILHPDGSKFVHPMPIEYEDKVSHLLKALQDSVCRDGAWVENKGALLTFHYRETPTQLRPDMVDKARSLIEKYGFRATEAHCALEARPPVQWNKGRASIYILRTSFGVDWNERIKIIYVGDDLTDEDAMVALKGMARTFRVTSSDIVKTAADHRLPSTDSVYTLLKWVERHFMGRKARANSLTYRPTKADGVQIQMSLEVASSANTLEV, via the exons ATGGTCGACACGGAGATCATTGTCACCAATGCCGGCGAGCCTTGCACCTCGACCAAGAGCAACAGTCTGATTGTCGTCTCCAATCGTTTGCCATTCGTGTTGACGCGCAATGCCAAGACCAAGGAGCTCGAACGCAAAGCTAG tgctgGCGGTCTAGTGACGGCCGTCTGTCCGGTAGTGATCAAGGGTGGCGGTCTTTGGGTGGGCTGGTCTGGCATACATCTGGAGGATCCCAACGAGGCCATACCCGAGTCGAATCCCTACGATCAGACGCCCACTGCTGGCCTCAAGTCCGATCAGGTGGTCTCTGTGAACATTGATTCCAAGATCTTCGATAGCTACTACAAtggctgctgcaacaaaatattctgGCCGCTATTCCACTCCATGCCGGGACGTGCCAACTTTGGTGGCGAGCATTGGAAAGATTATGTAACGGtgaataaacattttgcaGTGCGCACCATTGAGGCGCTGGAGAAGTGTCTTGCCAAGAACAATGGCAACGAGAAGAATCCGCCAATTGTGTGGATACATGACTATCATCTAATGCTGGCAGCCAATTGGGTGCGTGAGCATGCCGAGGAAAAGAATCTGCCCTGCAGGCTGGCCTTCTTCCTGCACATACCGTTTCCACCATGGGATATCTTTCGGCTGCTGCCCTGGTCGGATGAGATACTGCAAGGTATGCTGGGCTGCGATCTGGTGGGCTTTCACATACAGGACTATTGCCTCAACTTTGTGGATTGCTGCCAGCGCAGTCTCGGCTGTCGTGTGGATCGCAACAATCTGCTAGTGGAGCATGGCGGACGCACAGTTCGTGTGCGTCCGTTGCCCATAGGTATACCTTATGAGCGCTTTGTCAACCTGGCACAGAATGCGCCCAAGGTGTTGAAAACCTCCAAGCAGCAGATTATTCTCGGCGTGGATCGTTTGGATTACACCAAGGGTCTGGTGCATCGACTCATGGCCTTTGAAGCGTTGCTGTTAAAGTATCCACAGCACAAGGAGAAGGTTAGTCTGCTGCAAATCTCGGTGCCCTCTCGCACAGATGTCAAAGAATATCGTGAGCTTAAGGAAGAGGTGGATCAGCTTGTGGGACGCATTAATGGTCGCTTTACCACTGCCAACTGGGCGCCCATACGTTATATTTATGACTATGTCAGCCAGGATGAGCTGGCTGCCTTATATAGAGatgctgctgtctgtctggtCACGCCTCTGCGTGATGGCATGAATCTGGTGGCCAAGGAATTTGTTGCCTGCCAGATTAATGAAGTGCCTGGCGTGCTGGTCATCTCGCCCTTTGCGGGAGCGGGTGAAATGATGCACGAGGCGCTGCTCTGCAATCCTTACGAGGTGAATGAGGCCGCTGAGGTCATACATCGCGCCTTGACCATGCCTGAGGATGAGCGTGTGCTGCGTATGGCGCGTCTGCGTCGTCGTGAGTCCGAGTGTGATGTCAGCCACTGGATGCGTTGCTTCCTCAAGGCTGTGGGTGCACTGGAGATGGATGATGTGGGCACCACTACCATGCAGCCTGTGTCCGTAGATGATTTCGATGACTACTTACTCAA ATACATCGGCTACAATCATAAGCTCGCCTTGCTGCTGGACTATGACGGCACACTGGCGCCCATTGCGCCACATCCGGATTTGGCCACACTGTCACCTGAAATTAAGAATGTGCTCTACAAGCTCTCCAATCACTCGGATGTCTATGTGGCTGTCATCTCTGGCCGTAATGTGGACAATGTGAAGAAGATGGTGGGCATTGAGGGCATTACCTATGCGGGTAATCATGGCTTGGAAATCTTACATCCCGATGGCTCCAAGTTTGTACATCCCATGCCCATTGAGTATGAGGATAAGGTAAGTCATTTGCTAAAGGCGCTGCAGGATTCGGTGTGTCGTGATGGCGCCTGGGTGGAGAACAAGGGTGCCTTGCTGACCTTCCACTACCGCGAGACGCCCACACAGCTGCGTCCAGACATGGTGGACAAGGCGCGCAGTCTGATAGAAAAATACGGCTTTAGAGCAACGGAGGCGCATTGTGCGCTGGAGGCACGTCCACCTGTGCAATGGAACAAGGGACGCGCTTCTATTTATATACTGCGCACGAGCTTTGGCGTCGACTGGAACGAACGCATCAAGATTATCTATGTAGGCGACGACCTAACAGATGAGGATGCCATGGTG GCTCTTAAGGGTATGGCGCGTACTTTCCGTGTTACCTCCTCGGACATAGTCAAGACCGCCGCGGACCATCGTTTGCCATCAACAGATTCGGTTTACACGCTGCTCAAATGGGTGGAACGACACTTTATGGGACGCAAGGCGCGCGCCAATTCGCTGACATATAGACCTACAAAGGCCGATGGCGTGCAAATCCAAATGTCTCTCGAGGTGGCATCCTCAGCCAACACCCTGGAAGTGTAA
- the LOC108608074 gene encoding probable DNA replication complex GINS protein PSF2, whose protein sequence is MDPSIIEFIGEKCMISIIPNFSNEPLHLIYGSVGPFRAGFPVFVPLWLAAHLRKQQKCRIVPPEWMELETLEEIKEEEKRSKYFTKMPSEHYMVVAQLVMSTSPDDVPRCEELRTVIKDIFDIRESKLRTSIDAFIKGEGTYAKLDNLTLLEIHSVRPILPYSLDHIARYQRMATASQRDTSMLGLNTTGANSGTNSMSNSFFTQ, encoded by the exons ATGGATCCATCAATTATTGAGTTTATTGGTGAAAAATGTATGATTAGCATCATACCAAATTTTTCCAACGAGCCGCTTCACTTAATATATGGATCTGTGGGACCTTTCCGAGCCGGCTTTCCAGTTTTCGTGCCTCTATGGCTGGCAGCTCATCTCCGCAAGCAACAGAAGTGTCGCATTGTACCACCAGAATGGATGGAGCTGGAGACTCTAGAAGAAATAAAGGAGGAGGAGAAACGTTCCAA ATACTTTACCAAGATGCCAAGCGAGCACTATATGGTTGTCGCCCAGTTAGTCATGAGTACCTCACCCGATGATGTGCCACGCTGCGAGGAGCTGCGCACAGTTATTAAGGATATCTTTGATATACGCGAGTCCAAGCTGAGGACCTCCATAGATGCTTTTATTAAAGGTGAGGGCACGTATGCCAAACTGGATAATCTAACGCTGCTCGAGATACACAGCGTGCGTCCTATCCTGCCTTATTCTTTGGATCATATAGCACGCTATCAGCGCATGGCTACTGCCTCACAACGAGACACTTCCATGCTGGGACTAAACACAACGGGCGCCAACTCGGGCACAAACTCCATGAGCAACTCCTTCTTTACTCAGTAG
- the LOC108604861 gene encoding zinc finger protein 513-like has protein sequence MEEAEAKKSIATKKEKSRKSHSCPHCNYKTNRGYNVSRHLARHLERPPPELQYMCSYNKCNFSTLRWDNLMRHKQRMHNERKSPVPEMRTPEPEEMISVGHEIVVEVPRVTRNNHAAGKRVQYECNKCTYRTDRAYNIKRHVAKHAEENSNGLLLHVCVISGCCFSTPRWDNLCRHVKRIHQQVLS, from the coding sequence ATGGAGGAGGCGGAAGCTAAAAAATCCATTGcaacgaaaaaagaaaaatcgaGAAAATCTCATAGCTGTCCACACTGTAACTATAAAACCAACCGCGGCTACAATGTTTCTCGGCATCTTGCCAGGCATCTGGAGCGACCACCACCAGAACTGCAATACATGTGcagttataataaatgcaactttAGTACCTTACGCTGGGACAACCTTATGCGTCACAAGCAGAGAATGCATAATGAAAGGAAAAGTCCAGTACCTGAGATGAGAACACCTGAGCCGGAGGAAATGATATCAGTGGGTCACGAAATTGTCGTAGAGGTGCCGCGTGTTACTAGAAATAACCATGCGGCTGGCAAGCGAGTGCAGTATGAATGCAACAAGTGTACATATCGCACGGATCGTGCTTACAACATAAAGCGGCACGTGGCCAAGCACGCGGAGGAGAACTCCAACGGATTGCTGCTCCATGTCTGCGTCAtttctggctgctgctttagcaCGCCACGCTGGGACAATCTTTGTCGGCATGTAAAGCGCATTCATCAGCAGGTCCTATCCTAA
- the LOC108596528 gene encoding vacuolar protein sorting-associated protein 53 homolog produces the protein MSEAAVATDQDAIAGQMISNNKIHFSKEVKQVIDKVLKTDEQDPMDAPDFNTVEYINQLFPNEQSLANIDETIERMQCDVSLIDDNIRSVVRGQTNTGQDGQLALCEAQKVISSLFSHIIDVKTRAERTEEMVKEITRDIKQLDCAKRNLTSAITTLNHLHMLVGGIESLNELIERRAYGEILNPLQAITEVNQHFQQYSDIEEIKNLSQSVDKIQVTLAQQITEDFKEAFASKPTTQHRLGFNQLADACKVMSVLDAKVKKELLKWFIAQQLEEYMQLFHENQDIAWLDKIDKRYAWLKRHLLDFEDKYGPVFPLNWEVSERITVEFCRQTRQQLSQIMSKRANEIDVRLLLFAINKTQAFEQLLSKRFTGVTLGASTAEQTRVLTATEQPLTQTVFHDQIGQCFKPHLDIYIRSIDRNLAELLEKFIEMSKEPYKFAEAKTTVYPSSGDLFVFYKKCMVQCNQLSNEQPMYELALVFKKYLREYAAKVLEGSTPKLVTSSTGSSIGKSVSLLTRDMQNLSTAAGQVFHNFLKEGDVQRFQRDDLVRICCVLTTGEYCLETVQQLEDKLKEKVTAPYASKIDMSEEKDVFHRIISNCIQLLVQDLETGCDASLQAMAKVPWQQISNVGDQSAFISSIYSNFKQTVPTIRDTLASSRKYFTQFCHRFVAAFIPKFINVLYRCKLTQSDGSNNVLGCEQLLLDTHSLKTALLELPSVGSSVNRKAPTSYTKVVVKDMTRAEMIIKVVMTPVQPPAHFTQQVLKLLPDITIAEYQKILDMKAVKRVDQLQLIDLFKHTASAAAVSGLIEQPTQSEEEPVPAAETTDETDTTVSASAESTTTNTTTTSSSTPKRAFIFSVGSFTGNADRNADGSSQTGIRKLESLLKKRFP, from the exons atgaGCGAGGCTGCAGTGGCCACGGATCAGGATGCCATTGCTGGCCAAatgataagcaacaacaaaatacacttTTCAAAGGAGGTGAAGCAGGTCATAGACAAG GTGCTCAAGACGGACGAACAGGATCCCATGGATGCGCCAGACTTTAATACAGTAGAGTACATCAATCAATTGTTTCCAAATGAGCAATCGCTGGCTAATATCGATGAGACAATTGAACGTATGCAGTGTGATGTGTCGCTGATTGATGACAATATTCGTTCTGTGGTGCGGGGTCAAACAAATACGGGTCAGGATGGTCAGCTGGCGTTGTGCGAGGCGCAAAAGGTGATCAGCTCGCTATTTAGTCATATTATTGATGTAAAGACACGTGCCGAGAGAACTGAGGAAATGGTCAAAGAGATTACACGGGATATCAAGCAGCTAGACTGCGCCAAGCGGAATCTTACTTCGGCCATCACGACACTTAACCATCTGCATATGCTTGTGGGTGGAATAGAGAGTCTGAATGAGCTGATAGAGCGGCGTGCCTATGGCGAAATACTAAATCCTTTGCAAGCCATAACCGAAGTCAACCAGCATTTTCAGCAATACTCGGATATAGAAGAAATTAAG AATCTCTCGCAAAGCGTGGACAAAATACAGGTAACACTGGCCCAGCAAATTACAGAGGACTTCAAAGAAGCGTTTGCCAGCAAGCCTACAACCCAGCACAGATTGGGTTTCAATCAGCTAGCTGACGCGTGCAAAGTCATGTCTGTGCTGGATGCCAAGGTGAAGAAGGAACTGCTCAAGTGGTTCATAGCGCAACAGCTGGAGGAGTATATGCAGCTATTCCATGAAAACCAAGACATTGCCTGGCTGGATAAGATAGATAAACGATATGCCTGGCTCAAGCGGCACTTGTTGGACTTTGAGGACAAATATGGCCCAGTGTTTCCACTCAATTGGGAAGTTTCCGAGCGCATAACAGTGGAGTTTTGTCGCCAGACGCGTCAGCAGCTATCGCAAATTATGTCCAAGCgcgcaaatgaaattgatgtgcgtttgctgctgtttgctatCAACAAAACGCAAGcttttgagcagctgctgtccaAGCGCTTCACTGGCGTCACTCTGGGCGCCAGCACGGCTGAGCAGACACGCGTTTTAACTGCCACGGAGCAGCCCTTAACACAAACTGTATTCCATGATCAGATTGGTCAGTGCTTCAAGCCTCATTTGGACATTTACATACGCAGCATTGATCGCAATCTGGCGGAATTGCTGGAGAAGTTTATCGAAATGTCCAAAGAGCCATACAAGTTTGCCGAGGCCAAGACTACAGTCTATCCCAGCTCTGGTGACTTATTTGTGTTCTATAAGAAATGCATGGTGCAGTGCAATCAGCTGAGCAATGAGCAGCCCATGTATGAGCTCGCTTTGGtctttaagaaatatttacgTGAATATGCGGCCAAAGTGCTGGAGGGCAGCACACCCAAGCTGGTCACAAGCAGCACCGGCAGTTCCATAGGCAAAAGCGTTTCACTGCTCACGCGTGATATGCAGAATCTATCCACAGCTGCGGGTCAAGTGTTCCACAACTTTTTAAAGGAAGGCGATGTGCAGCGTTTTCAACGCGACGATCTAGTGCGCATTTGCTGTGTGCTAACCACAGGCGAGTACTGTCTGGAGactgtgcagcagctggaggataAGCTGAAGGAAAAGGTCACAGCGCCCTATGCCAGCAAGATAGATATGAGCGAGGAGAAGGATGTGTTCCATCG cattaTATCCAACTGCATACAGCTGCTAGTGCAGGATCTGGAAACTGGCTGCGATGCTTCACTACAAGCCATGGCCAAGGTGCCGTGGCAACAAATAAGCAATGTGGGCGATCAGAGCGCTTTCATTAGCAGCATTTACAGCAATTTTAAGCAAACGGTGCCCACCATACGAGACACTTTGGCCAGCTCACGCAAATACTTTACACAGTTCTGTCACCGCTTTGTGGCTGCTTTTATACCCAAGTTCATCAACGTGCTTTATCGCTGCAAGCTTACCCAATCCGATGGTTCCAATAATGTGCTGGGCtgcgagcagctgctgctggacacgCATTCGCTTAAGACagcgctgctggagctgcccTCCGTAGGCTCGAGTGTGAATCGCAAGGCGCCCACCAGCTACACCAAGGTGGTGGTCAAGGATATGACGCGCGCTGAAATGATTATCAAGGTGGTCATGACGCCAGTGCAGCCGCCTGCACATTTTACGCAACAagtgctcaagctgctgccggACATTACCATAGCGGAGTATCAAAAGATTCTGGATATGAAGGCGGTCAAGCGTGTggatcagctgcagcttatagATCTCTTCAAGCACACGGCTTCAGCGGCAGCAGTCAGCGGACTCATCGAACAGCCAACTCAAAGCGAGGAGGAGCCAGTGCCCGCTGCTGAAACTACAGATGAGACGGACACCACGGTTAGCGCCAGCGCTGAGAGCACAACTACCAACACTACTacgacgagcagcagcacgcccaaGCGCGCGTTTATCTTCAGCGTGGGCAGCTTTACGGGCAACGCAGATCGCAATGCTGACGGCAGCTCACAGACCGGCATACGCAAGCTGGAGAGTCTGCTCAAGAAACGGTTTCCCTAG
- the LOC108597217 gene encoding TNF receptor-associated factor 4, with translation MVRSLAQWTKTLSFPSRLSPNRNSKDCSTLASPVPPPTPPRNKTKGHGNCATSRSSSSTVSSSHSSAASHNSPTPNNNNMPITELEQIIYPGPDPKQAIMGSLVFCIHHKQGCKWSDELRKLKGHLNTCKHDATQCPNKCGAQIPRIMMTDHLQYTCNQRRTRCEFCQSEFSGAGLEEHNGSCGQEPVYCEAKCGQRVLRGRMSLHKSKDCAKRLRRCAHCQREFSADTLQLHAAQCPRTPLVCPQRCDAGPIARGELEAHLRDECQSLALPCSFKEAGCRFKGPRQLLEAHLESSAAAHLSLMVSLSSRQGQQIQMLKSAVSKLSINYTGTLLWKITDWTAKMSEARGKDGLELVSPPFYTSQYGYKLQASMFLNGNGPGENTHVSVYIKVLPGEYDALLKWPFSHSITFTLFEQGAQSGQGGVAESFVPDPTWENFQRPSNEPDQLGFGFPRFISHELLHSRPFIKGDTVFLRVKVDPSKIVAV, from the exons atGGTGCGCAGCTTAGCACAGTGGACCAAGACGTTGAGTTTTCCCTCACGTCTGTCACCCAATCGCAACTCCAAGGATTGCAGCACACTGGCCAGTCCAGTGCCGCCACCAACGCCGCCGCGCAATAAAACCAAAGGACATGGCAACTGCGCCACCTCACGCTCCTCCTCGTCGACAGTCTCCTCCTCACACTCGTCGGCAGCTTCACACAATTCGCCCACACcgaacaacaataatatgcCCATAACGGAACTGGAACAGATT ATCTATCCCGGTCCTGATCCCAAGCAGGCGATCATGGGGTCGCTGGTCTTTTGCATACACCACAAGCAAGGCTGCAAGTGGTCGGATGAGCTGCGCAAGCTCAAGGGACATCTGAACACATGCAAGCACGATGCCACCCAGTGTCCCAACAAGTGTGGCGCACAGATTCCACGCATTATGATGACGGATCACTTGCAATACACCTGCAACCAGCGGCGCACGCGCTGCGAGTTCTGCCAGAGCGAATTCTCTGGCGCTGGACTGGAGGAGCATAATGGCAGCTGTGGCCAGGAGCCGGTCTACTGCGAGGCCAAGTGCGGGCAGCGTGTGCTGCGCGGTCGCATGTCCCTGCACAAGTCCAAGGACTGTGCCAAGCGCTTGCGTCGCTGTGCTCACTGCCAGCGCGAGTTCTCGGCGGATACGTTGCAGCTGCATGCGGCACAGTGTCCCAGAACTCCATTGGTCTGTCCACAGCGCTGCGATGCGGGTCCCATAGCACGTGGGGAGCTGGAGGCGCATTTGCGCGATGAGTGCCAATCGCTGGCGCTGCCCTGCAGCTTCAAGGAGGCGGGCTGTCGCTTCAAGGGACCACGCCAGCTGCTGGAGGCGCATCTGGAGAGCAGCGCGGCCGCTCACCTGTCGCTAATGGTGTCGCTCAGCTCGCGCCAGGgacagcaaatacaaatgctcAAATCTGCCGTTTCCAAGCTGTCCATCAACTACACAGGCACCTTGCTCTGGAAGATCACCGATTGGACTGCCAAGATGAGCGAGGCACGCGGCAAAGACGGCCTCGAGCTCGTCTCGCCGCCCTTCTACACCTCACAGTATGGCTACAAGCTGCAGGCCTCCATGTTCCTCAATGGCAACGGCCCAGGCGAGAATACACACGTCTCTGTGTATATCAAAGTGCTGCCTGGCGAATACGATGCGCTGCTCAAGTGGCCCTTCTCGCATTCAATTACCTTTACGCTATTCGAGCAAGGAGCGCAGAGCGGTCAGGGCGGCGTAGCCGAAAGCTTTGTGCCCGATCCCACTTGGGAGAACTTCCAACGCCCGTCCAATGAGCCCGATCAGCTGGGCTTTGGCTTTCCACGTTTCATATCGCACGAGCTGCTGCACAGTCGACCCTTCATCAAGGGCGACACTGTCTTCTTGCGTGTCAAGGTCGATCCCAGCAAAATCGTAGCCGTCTAA